A region from the Lolium perenne isolate Kyuss_39 chromosome 4, Kyuss_2.0, whole genome shotgun sequence genome encodes:
- the LOC127295193 gene encoding serpin-ZXA, which yields MTSPKLPCVPLLLALAASVTATLLYGAGLSVTDLHPVARPAMAAAVRDGQTALALRLAKHLAPASGNSSAKGNVAFSPASIHAALSLVSAGARGATLDQLLAFLGAPSSAGLADFGRHVLYQVLGDRAASGGPSVLFSGGIWVEASRGGISRAFRDVADQCYNSVARVVSFADKPVEVAEAINSWVRTATNNLIDSIVSASDITPNTDLVLANAVYFKAKWLHPFQARRTGPATFHRLDGTRVDAQFMSQTMYGVHYASSVDGFKVLKLPYKHGSAADDTHYSMYIFLPDDRQGFAGMVDAITAGPEYLYSVLPKTANKSTVLTVTLPKFETSFDWDLGDDLRLMGLSLPFSPESADLRGIFHKNHSTYLSKVLHKAVVKVDEDGTEAAAATVVLMKGAGRKPPTQFVADHPFTFFIMEERSGVIVFAGHVLDPTNR from the exons ATGACGTCACCCAAGCTTCCCTGCGTCCCCCTCCTTCTCGCGCTCGCCGCCTCCGTCACCGCGACGCTGTTGTACGGTGCCGGACTCAGCGTCACGGATCTCCACCCCGTAGCGCGCCCAGCCATGGCCGCCGCAGTCCGCGACGGGCAGACTGCCCTCGCGCTCCGCCTCGCCAAGCATCTCGCGCCGGCAAGCGGCAACTCCTCCGCCAAGGGCAACGTCGCCTTCTCTCCGGCCTCCATCCACGCGGCGCTCTCCCTCGTGTCCGCGGGGGCGCGCGGGGCCACGCTCGACCAGCTGCTCGCCTTCCTCGGGGCGCCCTCGTCCGCGGGCCTCGCCGACTTCGGCCGACACGTCCTCTACCAGGTCCTGGGCGATCGGGCGGCTTCAGGCGGGCCGAGCGTCCTCTTCAGCGGCGGCATCTGGGTCGAGGCCTCGCGCGGCGGAATCAGCAGGGCCTTCCGGGACGTCGCGGATCAGTGCTACAATTCCGTGGCCCGCGTCGTGAGCTTCGCCGACAAG CCGGTGGAAGTGGCGGAGGCGATCAACAGCTGGGTGAGGACGGCCACGAACAACCTCATCGACTCCATCGTCTCCGCCAGCGACATCACCCCCAACACCGACCTCGTGCTcgccaacgccgtctacttcaagGCCAAGTGGCTCCACCCGTTCCAAGCCCGCCGCACGGGGCCGGCCACGTTCCACCGGCTCGACGGCACCCGTGTCGACGCGCAGTTCATGTCCCAGACCATGTACGGCGTGCACTACGCCTCCTCCGTCGAcggcttcaaggtcctcaagctccCCTACAAGCATGGCTCTGCCGCAGACGACACGCACTACTCCATGTACATCTTCCTCCCGGACGACCGCCAGGGGTTCGCCGGCATGGTGGACGCCATCACCGCAGGGCCGGAGTACCTCTACAGTGTCCTACCCAAGACGGCCAATAAGTCGACCGTCCTCACGGTTACGCTGCCCAAATTCGAGACAAGCTTCGACTGGGACCTGGGCGACGACCTCCGTCTCATGGGGCTCTCGCTGCCATTCTCGCCCGAGTCGGCTGACCTGCGGGGCATCTTCCACAAGAACCACTCCACTTACCTCAGCAAGGTTCTGCACAAGGCAGTCGTCAAGGTGGACGAAGATGGGACGGAGGCGGCCGCGGCCACAGTGGTGTTGATGAAGGGTGCTGGAAGGAAGCCACCGACCCAGTTCGTCGCTGATCATCCCTTCACTTTCTTCATCATGGAGGAGCGGTCAGGGGTGATCGTCTTCGCCGGCCATGTACTTGATCCCACCAACAGATAA
- the LOC127295195 gene encoding pentatricopeptide repeat-containing protein At4g14850 has product MRPGAAAMAADPQLLAAAVEAAIASRSPLLGRAAHARALRLLSPELPPFICAHLVNLYSKLDLPAAAASALASDPSPTVVSFTAFISGAAQHARPLPALSAFAAMLRLGIRPNDFTFPSAFKAAASAPPRSDVGPQIHALALRVGYLPVDPFVSCAALDMYFKTGRLGLAHRLFEEMPNRNVVAWNAVMTNAVLDGRPFETIQAYFGLREAGGMPNVVSVCAFFNACAGAMLLLLGDQFHGLVVKCGFDMDVSVSNAMVDFYGKCRCADKARMVFDAMRVRNSVSWCSMVVAYAHHGAEEDAFAVYLGARSAGEEPTDFMVSSVLTTCAGLLGLDLGRALHAVAVRSCIDANIFVASALVDMYGKCGGVEDAEHVFLNMPQRNLVTWNAMIGGYAHIGNATNALAVFNDMITSGETPPNYITLVNVITACSRGGLTKEGYELFETMKERFGIEPRTEHYACVVDLLGRAGMEERAYEIIQRMPMRPSISLWGALLGACKMHGKTELGRIAAERLFELDPKDSGNHVLLSNMLASAGRWAEATYVRKEMKDVGIKKDPGCSWITWKNVVHVFHAKDTKHEMNNEIRALLAKLKRQMQASGYMADTQYSLYDLEEEEKESEVFQHSEKLAVAFGLIHIPPGVPIRITKNLRICVDCHRAFKFISGIVGREIIVRDNNRFHRFKQYECSCKDYW; this is encoded by the exons ATGCGCCCGGGagccgcggccatggcggccgaCCCGCAGCTCCTTGCTGCTGCGGTCGAGGCCGCGATCGCGTCGCGCTCCCCTCTCCTCGGCCGCGCCGCGCACGCGCGCGCCCTCAGGCTGCTTTCGCCGGAGCTTCCGCCCTTCATCTGCGCGCACCTTGTCAACCTCTACTCGAAGCTCGATCTCCCGGCGGCCGCCGCCTCCGCGCTCGCCTCCGACCCCAGCCCCACGGTCGTTTCCTTCACCGCCTTCATCTCCGGCGCCGCGCAGCACGCGCGCCCGCTCCCCGCACTTTCCGCCTTCGCCGCCATGCTCCGCCTCGGCATCCGTCCCAACGACTTCACCTTCCCCTCCGCCTTCAAGGCCGCTGCCTCCGCGCCTCCTCGCTCCGACGTCGGTCCACAGATACACGCGCTCGCGCTTAGGGTCGGCTACCTCCCCGTCGACCCCTTTGTCTCATGTGCCGCGCTGGACATGTACTTCAAGACCGGCCGCCTCGGGCTGGCTCACCGCCTGTTCGAGGAAATGCCTAACAGAAACGTGGTGGCGTGGAATGCGGTGATGACCAACGCCGTGCTCGATGGGCGGCCCTTCGAGACGATCCAAGCTTACTTTGGGCTCAGGGAGGCTGGTGGGATGCCAAATGTCGTCTCGGTATGTGCCTTCTTCAACGCGTGTGCCGGAGCGATGCTCCTGTTGCTTGGGGACCAATTCCATGGGCTCGTGGTGAAGTGCGGGTTTGACATGGATGTCTCAGTGTCGAATGCGATGGTTGATTTCTATGGGAAGTGCCGATGTGCGGACAAGGCAAGGATGGTGTTCGATGCGATGAGAGTCAGGAATAGTGTGTCCTGGTGTTCCATggttgttgcatatgcacatcacGGGGCAGAGGAGGATGCCTTTGCAGTGTACCTGGGTGCCAGGAGTGCTGGGGAAGAGCCGACTGACTTCATGGTCTCCAGCGTGCTTACTACCTGCGCCGGCCTGCTAGGCCTTGACCTTGGCCGTGCTCTGCATGCAGTTGCTGTACGCTCTTGCATTGATGCAAACATTTTTGTTGCAAGTGCATTAGTTGACATGTATGGGAAGTGCGGGGGTGTTGAAGATGCGGAACATGTTTTTTTGAATATGCCACAGCGAAATCTTGTCACATGGAATGCGATGATTGGAGGGTATGCTCACATAGGGAATGCTACGAATGCACTGGCGGTATTCAATGATATGATAACAAGTGGAGAAACACCACCtaattacatcacacttgtaaatGTGATCACAGCCTGCAGTAGAGGAGGTTTGACAAAGGAAGGGTATGAGTTGTTTGAGACAATGAAGGAGAGGTTTGGGATAGAACCACGGACTGAGCACTATGCCTGTGTGGTTGACTTGCTTGGGCGTGCAGGAATGGAAGAGCGAGCTTATGAGATTATACAGAGGATGCCAATGAGGCCTTCCATTTCTCTGTGGGGAGCACTACTTGGGGCATGCAAGATGCATGGGAAGACGGAGTTGGGAAGGATTGCTGCTGAGAGGTTGTTTGAACTTGACCCCAAGGACTCTGGCAACCACGTGCTTCTATCAAACATGCTCGCATCAGCTGGCAG GTGGGCAGAAGCAACTTATGTAAGGAAGGAGATGAAAGATGTCGGAATCAAGAAAGACCCAGGGTGTAGCTGGATCACTTGGAAAAATGTTGTGCATGTTTTTCATGCCAAGGATACAAAACATGAGATGAATAATGAGATCCGGGCATTACTAGCCAAGCTCAAAAGGCAAATGCAAGCTTCTGGGTACATGGCAGACACACAGTATTCACTTTATGATCTtgaggaagaagaaaaagaatCAGAGGTGTTCCAACATAGTGAGAAGCTTGCTGTGGCCTTTGGACTCATTCACATACCGCCTGGTGTACCTATAAGGATCACAAAGAACTTGAGAATATGTGTGGATTGCCACCGAGCTTTCAAGTTTATATCTGGTATTGTTGGTAGGGAGATAATTGTGAGAGACAATAATAGGTTTCATCGCTTCAAACAATATGAGTGTTCATGCAAGGATTATTGGTGA
- the LOC127295192 gene encoding protein SINE1 — MGRSLSPLLRQELENLDKDADSRRNAMKTLKSYAKQLDSKSIPHFLAEVSDNKAPGLPSGEFTISLYEVLARVHGRNIVPQIGNIMSTIMCTLSSSGGSFPLHQACSKVVPAIARYGIDPSAPEEEKASIISSLCKPLCGALMGNQDGAGSGAALCLKALVESNNWRFASGETVNEVCLKVAGAMHDKSTRSNSHMGLAMALVKHNGLIAEAYARSLVRSALQILDGHTAESSSQKRLSAIQMINFFMKFVDPRSISSELGKVVDVMEQCQNDHMPFVRGAAFETSQTAKNIAAQKGSRHEVSSSPMVGSNFRRKRDKSPCRSLWNAKGSPGSSTMSASPVQFQSPESHAVDSSIMYGSTITESPISVGQSSCNFDQSRRANRRLWSNDGVDVSLKDGLFIKFCSSSKCLEDDLGEVCDSEVTETNFDYTDTFTGFVSASPNKIISRDNTPSPQASERPISIDDVKIYTTPRKLLRSLQSSYDFDSARHEEQSIAKLNCSSSSSSSPSDVEHNELVESSEDIQSEHSESKSEERNNEIEIAARPSANTGTKIVCNEDKPGFSSSEVENISCKELSEAELSAEHIEQDVCVSRSRGKARKYKTIFSLLLSLTIIIISTIALLIRIESCEDYTGLVPT, encoded by the exons ATGGGCCGGAGCCTGAGTCCGCTGCTCCGGCAGGAGCTGGAGAACCTCGACAAGGACGCGGACAGCCGCCGGAACGCCATGAAGACTCTCAAGTCCTACGCCAAGCAGCTGGACTCCAAGTCCATCCCCCACTTCCTGGCCGAGGTCTCGGACAACAAGGCCCCCGGCCTGCCCTCCGGCGAGTTCACCATCTCGCTCTACGAGGTCCTCGCCAGGGTCCACGGCCGGAACATTGTGCCGCAGATCGGCAACATAATGTCCACCATCATGTGCACCCTGTCGTCCAGCGGCGGGTCCTTCCCGCTGCACCAGGCGTGCTCAAAGGTGGTGCCGGCCATTGCAAGGTACGGCATCGACCCCTCAGCGCCCGAGGAGGAGAaggccagcatcatttcttccctctGCAAGCCCCTCTGCGGTGCGCTCATGGGCAATCAGGATGGCGCGGGGTCAGGCGCTGCCCTCTGCCTTAAGGCGCTTGTTGAGTCAAACAATTGGAGGTTTGCATCCGGAGAAACGGTTAATGAGGTCTGCTTGAAGGTTGCTGGGGCGATGCATGATAAGTCGACGCGCTCCAATTCTCACATGGGCCTGGCAATGGCGCTTGTCAAGCACAATGGTctgattgcagaggcatatgcgagGTCCCTTGTGCGGTCTGCCTTGCAGATTCTTGACGGCCACACCGCTGAGAGCAGCTCCCAGAAGCGGCTCTCCGCAATCCAGATGATTAATTTCTTCATGAAGTTTGTTGACCCTAGGAGCATATCCTCAGAGCTTGGCAAGGTGGTTGATGTCATGGAGCAATGCCAGAACGACCACATGCCATTCGTCCGAGGTGCTGCGTTTGAGACATCACAGACTGCCAAGAACATTGCTGCACAGAAGGGGTCAAGGCATGAGGTCAGCTCGAGCCCTATGGTTGGCTCCAACTTCCGAAGGAAAAGAGACAAGAGCCCATGCAGGAGTCTCTGGAATGCCAAGGGCAGCCCTGGAAGCTCCACCATGTCTGCTTCTCCAGTCCAGTTCCAGTCCCCGGAATCGCACGCTGTGGATTCATCCATCATGTATGGAAGTACCATCACCGAATCACCCATCTCAGTCGGGCAGTCCTCTTGCAACTTTGATCAGAGTCGGCGCGCAAACAGGAGGTTATGGAGCAATGATGGTGTTGATGTTTCTCTGAAGGATGGCTTGTTCATTAAATTCTGTTCAAGCAGCAAGTGCCTTGAAGATGACTTGGGGGAAGTTTGTGACAGTGAAGTAACCGAGACCAATTTTGACTACACTGATACATTCACAGGATTTGTGTCAGCTAGCCCCAACAAGATCATATCAAGAGATAATACCCCCAGTCCGCAG GCTTCTGAGAGGCCAATCAGCATTGATGATGTGAAGATATACACAACACCGAGAAAGCTTCTGCGATCTCTTCAGAGTTCATATGACTTTGACTCTGCTCGCCATGAGGAACAATCCATTGCCAAGCTGAACtgctcatcatcgtcatcatcatcaccatccgaTGTGGAACATAATGAACTAGTGGAATCATCTGAGGATATACAATCTGAGCATTCCGAGAGCAAGAGTGAAGAGCGGAACAATGAAATTGAAATAGCTGCTAGGCCTAGCGCTAACACTGGTACTAAGATTGTCTGCAACGAAGATAAACCAGGTTTCTCCAGTTCTGAAGTTGAGAATATATCCTGCAAAGAATTATCTGAGGCTGAACTCTCCGCGGAACACATAGAGCAAGATGTTTGCGTGTCAAGAAGCAGAGGAAAGGCCAGGAAGTATAAGACAATATTCAGTTTACTTCTGAGCTTAACCATTATCATTATATCAACGATTGCTCTGTTAATTAGGATAGAGAGTTGTGAGGATTATACTGGCCTTGTCCCCACTTGA